The Urbifossiella limnaea nucleotide sequence GTGGGGGACGCCGGTCCTGTACACCCAGTGCGCGGACGGCGTCCTGTTCGGCATCACCCCGCAGGCCGCGGTCGCGCCGCTGCCCGTCGCACCCCCGCCGCGCCTCGTCGTGGCCTCCCCGCCCGCCCCGCCCGCCGCCGCGCCGGTGCCACAACCCGAGCGGTCCCAGGCTCCGCCGCTGATCGATGTCGCACCCCCGCCTCGCCCCGTCGAACCGGCGCCGCAACCGCTGCCCCCGCCGGTCGCGGCGCCCGTGTCGTCCCCGCCGGTCGAGCCGGGGTACTGGAAGACTCCGGAACTCCGCGTGCTGGTCATGCTGGCGTGCGCCGACGAGTCGCTCGGGCGGGAGCTCGCGCAGTACGCCCGCCGGTACGACCCGGCGCTGCCGGTGTTCCACAAGCACGAGGACGAGCCGGACTACCACCTGTTCGCCACGAACCAGTCGTTCCTGGTCGAGTGGCGGTCTGTCCCGGCCGCCGCCCTCCCGGCCGAGGTGGACCGCTTCTTCCTCCAGGGCGACACCCGCCTGCTCGTCGTCGTGTCGGACACCCTCGCCGCGCCGGCCGGCGCGGGTCGGTACGAGCCGACCGCGGCGGCGGCCGACCTCCGGGCGCGGCTCCTGCCCCGGACCAACTACTACGGCGGGCTGATCGCCCTCGTCCCGGGCACGGCGTCGCGCACCCCGGACCTGGACCGGACGCTCGACGCGCGGGCCGTGGACCGCGACGTGCTGCGGGACGCGGTGGCGACGGTCGCCGACGGCCTCCGGCTCAAGGCGCCCCCCGGCCCGCCGCGCGAGTTCCTGGCGGGGGACTCGGTCGTCGTGAAGGCCGCCTCGACGCGCGCCGAACTGCGGGCGTGCCTGCGACTCCGCCACCTGATCTACGACCGCATGGGGTACCTGAACGACCACGTCTCCGGGTGCCCCGCGCGGCTCGAGCTCGACCGGTTCGACGGCTTCGACACCGCCGGCCGGCGGGGCACGCTCCACCTGGTCGCTCAGCTCCGGCACGGCGGGGTCGACCAGGAGGTGGTCGGGGCCGCCCGCCTGGCCTTCGCCCGGCACATCCCGGAGGAGGACCGGCCGACCCTACTCGGGCCGGACCCGACCGCGGCGCTCGTCCGCCAGTCCCGGCTGATCCGGGAGATCCTGGACGACCTGCGGGCGACGGGGGACGAGAAATCGGCGGACGTGCTCGCGGCTCAGATGGCGAAGAAGGGGTTCGGCACCCTCCCGATCCTCCAGTCGACGGACTTCGAGGCCAACAACCGGACGATCCTGCAGGACGCGGGGGACATGGCGGAGCTCAGCCGGGTGGTCGTCGCCCCCCAGTTCCGGGGGTGCGGGCTCTCCCGCCTGCTGGTCCGCGCGGCCGTCGCCGTGGCGATGGACCTCCGCAAGAAGATGCTCCTGCTGGAGTGCGTCCCGGGCCACGTGCCGATGTACCAGAAGTTCGGGTTCGAGGCGATCGAGGGGTGCCACACCCGCGCCCAGGACCTCGACCAGAAGGCGGTGGCGATGATGATCCGCCCGCAGAAGGGGCGGCTCGACGCGGTCGTCAAGCAAGACCTAAAGATGTTGGCCCTGGGCCCGGCCAGCGCCCTCGCGGCCCCGTACCTGTGCCTGTGCGACAACCTGACGTGCTGGTCCACCGGCCGGTACGAGTCCCGCACCAAGCAGACCTGCCCGCTCTGCCCGCCGGCCGCGCCCGCACCGGCGCGGCCGGCCGCGGTCTAGGCGGCGCGCCGGCCGAGGAGGAGCGATGGGGAAGAAGGCTGTCAGGCCCCGACCACGGCCGCCCGAGCCGGCGCCGCCGCCGGACCCGCCCGCCCCGCCGCTCGAGCCCCAGAACCTCGGCCTCCCGGGCTCGGCCGCGCGGCCGACCGGGCCGGACGAGTCGTGGCGGCGGATCGCCGCCGCCCGGGCGCCGGCCTTCGACCAGTCCGTCCCGGCCTACCTGCTCGACGCCAACTACTGGTTCCTCGACTGGAACCCGGCGTTCGACGAGCTGGTGGCCCGCCCGCTCGGGCTCAAGCGGCTCCGCAACCACGCCGAGGACTTCGTCGCCAAGCTCGAGAACGTGGACAGCGTCTACAAGCGGTCCAAGCACGTGTTCGACCCCGAGAACCCGCCGGCCATCGACACCGAGCCGCTCGCCCTCCGCACGGACCGGTACGGGCGGGTCTCGTTCCTGAAGGTGGCCGCCCAGATCATCGACGAGCGGGCCCAGCTGGTGGCCTGGTCGGTGTACCTCAACGTGACCGGGACCGAGCGGGGCGACCTGTGGGAGGACCTCCGGGTCCGGCTCGAGCGCGACCTGAACTGGTCCCGGTACGCCATCTCCTACGACCTGCTCCTCCGCGACTTCGACGAGAACGCTGCCCT carries:
- a CDS encoding GNAT family N-acetyltransferase gives rise to the protein MENDRADYQFDVFLSHNSKNKAEVRELADRLESRGLKVWLDERELIPGKPILDALEAIIRSTRTAVAVIGADGLGPWQVPELRLCLQQFINHQLTVIPLLLPGCAKQPALPLFLGTVLWVDLRGGLTEEGLDQLEWGITGKKQTPAPPPPPAGRSYLDFVLQVRPADDGRDYTVRALTPGGDGTGRMRLPFSDGALDRHLLELQNAVLRSDGARRGAVARVETPAKELGAGLYEALLGGAVGERYEQVRRDAVRQGAGVRLRLDLESAELSRLPWEFLYNRATDQFLCTRNTTLVRYLDTGQPVTPAAVACPLRILAVVACPRDLPPIDVAAEKACMEVALKRLTDRRAVALTWLDAATYESLEATLQSGSWHVLHFIGHGRYDAAADEGLLFFDDGAGGIDERSAQQLALLLGDSRALRLVTLCSCETAAGGPTGRPGGTAATLVREGVAAVVAMQYEISDKAAVKFSERFYQALADGLPVDAAVLQGRRAVAMSVRNSVEWGTPVLYTQCADGVLFGITPQAAVAPLPVAPPPRLVVASPPAPPAAAPVPQPERSQAPPLIDVAPPPRPVEPAPQPLPPPVAAPVSSPPVEPGYWKTPELRVLVMLACADESLGRELAQYARRYDPALPVFHKHEDEPDYHLFATNQSFLVEWRSVPAAALPAEVDRFFLQGDTRLLVVVSDTLAAPAGAGRYEPTAAAADLRARLLPRTNYYGGLIALVPGTASRTPDLDRTLDARAVDRDVLRDAVATVADGLRLKAPPGPPREFLAGDSVVVKAASTRAELRACLRLRHLIYDRMGYLNDHVSGCPARLELDRFDGFDTAGRRGTLHLVAQLRHGGVDQEVVGAARLAFARHIPEEDRPTLLGPDPTAALVRQSRLIREILDDLRATGDEKSADVLAAQMAKKGFGTLPILQSTDFEANNRTILQDAGDMAELSRVVVAPQFRGCGLSRLLVRAAVAVAMDLRKKMLLLECVPGHVPMYQKFGFEAIEGCHTRAQDLDQKAVAMMIRPQKGRLDAVVKQDLKMLALGPASALAAPYLCLCDNLTCWSTGRYESRTKQTCPLCPPAAPAPARPAAV